In Deferribacter desulfuricans SSM1, the following are encoded in one genomic region:
- the accC gene encoding acetyl-CoA carboxylase biotin carboxylase subunit — protein sequence MPEIKKVLVANRGEIAIRVFRTCRKMGIGTVAIYTHADRKAPHVRYADEAYCITDSPADTTYLKMDRIIDIAKKTGAAIHPGYGFYAENADFARACADEGIIFIGPSPEHIELMGSKTGARKAMQEAGVPVVPGTKDPVEDLEEAKKVADEIGYPIMLKAVHGGGGKGMRLVEKPEDLESAFRTAQSEALNAFGSSEVYIEKFIVQPHHVEIQVMGDMHGNALHFFERECSIQRRHQKVIEEAPSPFINDETRAKMYEVAVKAVKKLGYYSAGTLEFIVGADQNFYFLEMNTRLQVEHPVTELITGVDLVNQMIRVAEGKELLYKQDEIIRRGHAIECRIYAEDPSNNFAPSPGLITVYEEPGGPNVRVDSGAYQGYEVPLYYDPMIAKLCTVGKDREYAIRNMRRALSEYKIAGIKTSIPFHLRVLKNETFLSGNYDTGFIDNKFDFEDLKRKENEDVTVPVIAAAIKQLLSEKIAAERAVTRPDVGESNWKRSGKLYNICNRLA from the coding sequence ATGCCTGAGATAAAAAAAGTATTAGTTGCAAATAGAGGTGAAATAGCAATAAGGGTTTTTAGAACCTGTAGAAAAATGGGGATTGGTACTGTAGCAATATATACTCATGCTGATAGAAAAGCGCCTCATGTGAGATATGCTGATGAAGCTTATTGTATCACAGATAGCCCTGCTGATACAACATATTTAAAAATGGATAGAATAATCGATATAGCTAAAAAAACTGGTGCTGCTATTCATCCAGGATACGGGTTTTATGCAGAAAACGCTGATTTTGCAAGAGCATGTGCAGATGAAGGTATTATTTTTATTGGGCCATCGCCTGAGCATATTGAACTCATGGGTAGTAAAACAGGTGCTAGAAAAGCTATGCAAGAGGCTGGTGTACCTGTTGTACCAGGTACTAAAGATCCTGTAGAAGATTTGGAAGAAGCTAAAAAAGTAGCAGATGAAATTGGTTATCCTATAATGCTCAAAGCTGTTCACGGTGGTGGTGGTAAAGGGATGAGGCTTGTGGAAAAGCCCGAAGACCTTGAATCTGCGTTTAGAACTGCTCAATCAGAAGCTTTAAATGCTTTTGGTAGTAGTGAAGTTTATATAGAAAAGTTTATTGTTCAACCTCATCACGTAGAAATTCAGGTGATGGGTGATATGCACGGTAATGCTCTTCATTTTTTTGAAAGAGAGTGCTCTATACAAAGAAGACATCAAAAGGTTATTGAAGAAGCTCCATCACCATTTATAAATGACGAAACCAGAGCTAAAATGTATGAAGTTGCTGTGAAAGCTGTTAAAAAGCTAGGATATTATAGCGCTGGTACATTAGAATTTATTGTTGGTGCTGACCAAAATTTTTATTTCCTTGAAATGAACACAAGGTTGCAGGTGGAGCATCCAGTTACTGAGCTTATTACTGGAGTAGACCTTGTAAATCAGATGATTCGAGTAGCTGAAGGGAAAGAACTTCTTTATAAACAGGATGAAATTATCAGAAGAGGGCATGCTATAGAATGTAGGATTTATGCAGAAGATCCATCAAATAATTTTGCTCCTTCACCTGGACTTATCACAGTTTATGAAGAGCCAGGTGGCCCAAATGTGAGAGTTGATAGTGGTGCATATCAGGGGTATGAAGTGCCTTTATACTATGACCCAATGATTGCTAAGCTTTGTACAGTAGGGAAAGATAGGGAGTATGCTATTAGAAATATGAGGCGAGCTTTGAGTGAGTACAAAATTGCTGGTATTAAAACTTCAATCCCATTTCATTTGAGAGTATTGAAAAATGAGACATTTTTGTCAGGTAATTATGATACAGGCTTTATTGATAATAAATTTGACTTTGAAGATTTAAAGAGAAAAGAGAATGAAGATGTTACTGTTCCAGTTATTGCTGCTGCTATTAAACAGTTGTTATCAGAAAAAATTGCAGCTGAAAGAGCCGTTACAAGACCAGATGTGGGTGAATCAAACTGGAAAAGATCTGGAAAGCTCTACAATATTTGCAACAGGTTAGCTTAG
- a CDS encoding acyl-CoA carboxylase subunit beta codes for MEDKIKELQELNRQAELGGGPARIEKQHEKGKLTARERIDKLLDKGTFVELDKFVVHRCNYFGMEKNKILGDGVVTGYGKINGRTVFVFSQDFTVFGGSLSEMFAKKICKIMDLAMEVGAPVIGLNDSGGARIQEGVLSLAGYADIFLRNTLASGVIPQISAIMGPCAGGAVYSPALTDFIFMVKETSYMFITGPEVVKTVTNEVVTKEELGGAMTHNTKSGVAHFAAENDEECLLRIRELLSYIPSNNMEDPPVVPCKDDPNRIEKSLNDVVPTDPNKPYDMHDIIKLVVDDGNFFEIHEHYAKNLIVGFARLNGKTVGIVANQPAVLAGALDIDSSIKGARFVRFCDAFNIPLLTFVDVPGFMPGTAQEYGGIIKHGAKLLYAYCEATVPKVTVITRKAYGGAYDVLSSKHVRGDINFAYPTAEIAVMGPDGAVQILFAKEVAKADDPDAMKKRLVEEYRKTFANPYRAAELGFIDEVIVPEVTRPKLIQAFELLANKRQSNPPKKHGNIPL; via the coding sequence ATGGAAGATAAAATCAAAGAGCTTCAGGAATTAAATCGCCAGGCAGAATTGGGCGGTGGCCCAGCGAGAATTGAAAAACAGCACGAAAAAGGGAAACTAACTGCGAGGGAAAGAATTGATAAACTGCTTGATAAGGGTACATTTGTTGAGCTTGATAAGTTTGTTGTACACAGATGTAATTATTTTGGTATGGAAAAGAATAAAATTCTTGGTGATGGGGTTGTAACTGGTTATGGTAAAATAAACGGTAGAACAGTATTTGTTTTTTCTCAGGATTTTACTGTATTTGGTGGTTCACTTTCTGAAATGTTCGCTAAAAAGATTTGCAAGATTATGGATCTTGCAATGGAGGTTGGCGCACCTGTTATCGGATTGAACGACTCTGGTGGTGCGAGAATTCAGGAAGGTGTTCTATCTTTGGCTGGTTATGCTGATATATTTTTAAGAAATACACTTGCATCTGGGGTTATCCCTCAGATTAGTGCAATTATGGGGCCATGTGCTGGTGGTGCGGTTTATTCACCTGCTTTGACTGATTTCATTTTTATGGTTAAAGAAACCAGTTATATGTTCATTACTGGTCCAGAAGTTGTAAAAACTGTTACCAATGAAGTAGTTACAAAAGAAGAGCTCGGTGGAGCTATGACTCACAATACTAAGAGTGGTGTTGCTCATTTTGCTGCTGAAAATGATGAGGAATGTTTGCTTAGAATTAGAGAATTGTTGAGCTATATACCATCAAACAACATGGAAGATCCACCAGTAGTACCATGTAAAGATGATCCAAACAGAATAGAAAAGTCTTTAAATGATGTGGTTCCAACAGATCCTAATAAGCCTTATGATATGCATGATATAATTAAGCTTGTTGTGGATGATGGCAATTTCTTTGAAATTCATGAACATTATGCTAAAAATCTTATTGTAGGTTTTGCTAGATTAAATGGTAAAACTGTTGGAATTGTAGCAAATCAACCAGCAGTTTTAGCTGGTGCTCTTGATATAGATTCATCAATTAAAGGTGCTAGGTTTGTAAGGTTCTGTGATGCATTTAATATTCCTTTATTAACTTTTGTTGATGTTCCTGGTTTTATGCCTGGTACTGCTCAAGAGTATGGCGGTATTATCAAGCATGGTGCAAAACTTCTTTATGCTTATTGTGAGGCTACTGTGCCAAAAGTGACTGTCATAACAAGAAAGGCTTATGGTGGAGCTTACGATGTTTTAAGTTCAAAACATGTAAGAGGAGATATAAACTTTGCATATCCAACTGCTGAGATTGCTGTTATGGGGCCAGATGGTGCTGTGCAGATACTTTTTGCTAAAGAAGTTGCAAAAGCAGATGATCCAGATGCTATGAAGAAGAGACTTGTTGAAGAATATAGAAAAACTTTTGCAAATCCATACAGAGCTGCTGAATTAGGATTTATAGATGAGGTTATTGTTCCTGAAGTGACTAGACCAAAACTGATTCAGGCATTTGAATTGCTTGCAAATAAGAGACAGTCCAATCCACCTAAAAAACACGGCAATATACCACTTTAA
- the glpK gene encoding glycerol kinase GlpK → MSKYIVALDSGTTGNKAIAFDLQGNIAAYSYTEFPQIFPKSGWVEQNPYDILNSALKVLKDVIEKVGVENVLALGITNQRETTILWDKETGEPLYNAIVWQCRRSAEICERLSDNKNMIKDKTGLFLDPYFSATKVIWLNENIEKVRNLISKGNVLLGTVDSWLLYNLTSDKLHLTDITNASRTMFFNINTLDYDRDLLKLFEIPDYILPEVKPSGANFGVIDKKYFGKEIPITAVIGDQQSALFAHGGWREGLIKNTYGTGLFLMTSTKNNIFKSNNLISTVAWQIEDDVEYALEGSVFIGGSLVQWLRDNLNLIEKSPDIEHIAANVENSNGVYIVPAFSGIGAPYWDHSARGVIIGITRGTTKEHIARAALEAIAFQVKDIFEELRKDTKIEFKTLSVDGGASENRLLLQIQADMLGLSVEKTTVKESTAFGAAALAGIVAGVWDKSDILKIREIEYIFNPDKDYHYYQKSYKVWKEAVKRSLGWGSFINTLE, encoded by the coding sequence ATGAGTAAGTATATTGTAGCTTTAGATTCTGGGACTACTGGCAATAAAGCTATAGCTTTTGACTTGCAAGGTAATATTGCAGCTTATTCTTATACAGAGTTTCCTCAAATATTTCCAAAAAGTGGATGGGTGGAGCAAAATCCCTATGATATATTAAACAGTGCCTTAAAAGTTTTAAAAGATGTTATTGAAAAAGTAGGTGTTGAAAATGTATTAGCGTTGGGGATAACAAATCAAAGGGAAACGACAATATTATGGGATAAAGAAACTGGAGAACCTCTTTACAACGCGATCGTTTGGCAATGCAGAAGATCAGCTGAAATTTGTGAAAGATTATCAGATAACAAAAATATGATAAAAGATAAAACAGGGCTTTTTTTAGATCCATATTTTAGTGCTACAAAGGTGATTTGGTTAAATGAAAATATAGAAAAGGTTAGAAACTTGATTTCAAAAGGAAATGTTTTATTAGGTACAGTTGATAGTTGGTTACTTTATAATCTTACGTCAGACAAATTGCACTTAACAGATATTACAAATGCTTCTAGGACTATGTTTTTTAATATAAATACATTAGACTATGATAGAGATTTATTAAAATTATTTGAGATTCCAGATTATATTTTACCTGAGGTTAAGCCATCTGGTGCCAATTTTGGCGTAATTGATAAGAAATATTTTGGAAAAGAGATACCAATTACTGCAGTAATAGGCGATCAGCAATCGGCACTATTTGCTCATGGAGGATGGAGAGAAGGTCTTATCAAAAATACCTATGGAACTGGTTTGTTTTTAATGACATCTACGAAAAATAATATTTTCAAAAGTAACAATCTGATATCTACTGTAGCATGGCAAATAGAAGATGATGTTGAATATGCTTTAGAAGGTAGTGTTTTTATTGGTGGTTCGCTTGTACAGTGGCTAAGAGATAATTTAAACCTTATTGAAAAAAGTCCTGATATTGAGCATATTGCTGCTAATGTAGAAAATTCAAATGGAGTTTATATTGTTCCTGCTTTCAGTGGTATTGGAGCTCCTTACTGGGATCATTCTGCTAGGGGAGTAATCATTGGAATTACTAGAGGAACAACGAAAGAGCATATAGCAAGGGCAGCTCTTGAAGCAATTGCATTTCAGGTAAAAGATATATTTGAGGAATTAAGAAAAGATACAAAAATAGAGTTTAAAACACTTTCTGTAGATGGTGGAGCATCAGAAAACAGATTATTATTGCAAATTCAGGCTGATATGCTGGGGTTATCTGTGGAAAAAACAACAGTTAAAGAATCCACAGCATTTGGTGCTGCAGCTTTGGCAGGCATTGTCGCCGGAGTTTGGGATAAAAGTGATATTTTGAAAATTAGAGAAATTGAATATATTTTTAATCCAGATAAAGATTATCATTATTATCAAAAAAGTTATAAAGTGTGGAAGGAAGCAGTAAAAAGGTCTTTAGGTTGGGGTAGCTTTATCAACACTTTGGAGTAG
- a CDS encoding hotdog fold domain-containing protein produces the protein MESLRLYLPHSTKCFVCGSQNEVGLKHIFYVENDKVCSDISIPDGYNGFKNIVHGGIATALLDETMGWCAYVFSSAKNLCFTRTLQVKFKKSLQIMNKYKVITELIDEKRGLYKVKGQIVDNNNVKYLEAEGLFVEIPDDKMKETIKYLLFDDNKKYFPKIVSRIKELQEVNSQ, from the coding sequence ATGGAAAGCTTAAGATTATATTTACCACATTCAACAAAATGTTTTGTATGCGGCAGCCAGAATGAAGTTGGACTAAAACATATCTTTTATGTGGAAAATGACAAAGTCTGTTCAGATATTTCTATCCCTGATGGCTATAACGGTTTTAAAAATATTGTGCATGGTGGGATAGCTACAGCACTCCTTGATGAAACTATGGGTTGGTGTGCCTATGTATTTAGTAGCGCAAAAAATCTTTGTTTTACAAGAACATTGCAAGTAAAATTTAAAAAATCACTTCAAATTATGAATAAATATAAAGTAATCACTGAATTAATTGATGAAAAAAGAGGGTTATATAAAGTTAAAGGTCAAATTGTTGATAATAATAACGTTAAATATTTAGAAGCTGAGGGTCTTTTTGTAGAGATACCAGATGATAAAATGAAAGAAACCATAAAATACCTACTTTTTGATGATAATAAAAAATATTTCCCGAAGATAGTTAGTCGAATTAAAGAATTGCAGGAAGTAAATTCACAATAA
- a CDS encoding acyl-CoA dehydratase activase, which translates to MKVGIDLGSRFVKIAYSDEANNLYLDKIDTIEFYKKYVFKKDGNIFVDTEAFLNIDDVDITATGYGRNVLAFKNANIVSEIKAHFKGALIQMNHENFTLIDIGGQDSKVIYVKNGYIEDFVMNDKCAASTGRFLENSANILGITLDELANEIKNPVKLNSTCAIFSESEIVGKIAEGYKISEIAAGINESIAKRIFPMIKRFKNEKYFASGGVANLKGVMYFLERLLDDKILVVKNAQYNGAIGCLHY; encoded by the coding sequence ATGAAAGTAGGTATTGATTTAGGAAGCCGATTTGTAAAAATAGCTTATAGTGATGAAGCCAATAATCTTTATCTTGATAAAATTGATACAATAGAATTTTACAAAAAATATGTCTTTAAAAAAGATGGAAATATTTTTGTGGATACGGAAGCATTTTTAAATATAGATGATGTTGATATAACTGCAACTGGATATGGAAGAAATGTCCTTGCTTTCAAAAACGCAAATATCGTTTCTGAAATCAAAGCTCACTTTAAAGGTGCTCTCATACAGATGAACCATGAAAACTTCACTCTAATCGATATCGGTGGGCAAGATTCCAAGGTTATTTATGTAAAAAATGGTTATATAGAAGATTTTGTTATGAATGATAAATGTGCAGCAAGTACAGGGAGGTTTTTAGAAAACAGTGCTAATATACTTGGAATAACTCTTGATGAATTAGCAAATGAGATAAAAAATCCTGTAAAATTAAATAGTACCTGTGCTATTTTTAGCGAGTCAGAAATAGTTGGTAAAATTGCAGAAGGGTATAAAATCTCTGAGATTGCAGCAGGGATAAACGAATCAATTGCTAAAAGAATATTCCCTATGATAAAAAGATTTAAAAATGAAAAATATTTTGCTTCTGGTGGTGTTGCAAATCTTAAAGGGGTGATGTATTTTCTTGAAAGATTGCTAGATGATAAAATATTAGTTGTGAAAAATGCACAATATAATGGTGCAATAGGATGTCTTCATTACTGA
- a CDS encoding 2-hydroxyacyl-CoA dehydratase family protein produces the protein MNKVGFTTTIPVEIIFAAEKVPVDLNNIFITSKSPYKYIEKAEEDGLPRNTCSWIKGIYTAVFENGIDTVIGVIEGDCSNTHALIEIFRAKAKKVIPFAYPYGEKDKVNFLKHQIENLMKEMNVGWNKVKTIIDRIDKIREKLIKLDEYTVNGYVSGFENHLWLVTSTDFNSDYIRYEKELDKFLDEVSNRKPVNKKIRLGFIGVPTIFTDIYQFIEKRDCQIVFNEVQRQFSIPYIEDDYIERFVKYTYPYDIKFRLEDIKREIKNREIDGIIHYVQSFCYRQIQDMIIKEELDVPVITIEGNDPEGIDARTKIRLESFIEMLLSKKG, from the coding sequence GTGAATAAAGTCGGTTTTACAACAACAATTCCAGTAGAAATAATTTTTGCTGCTGAAAAAGTGCCCGTTGACTTAAACAATATTTTTATAACAAGTAAATCACCTTATAAATATATAGAAAAGGCTGAAGAGGATGGTCTCCCAAGAAACACATGTAGCTGGATAAAAGGGATTTATACGGCTGTTTTTGAAAACGGGATCGATACAGTAATAGGAGTTATTGAAGGGGATTGCTCCAATACTCATGCATTAATAGAAATTTTTAGAGCTAAAGCAAAGAAAGTTATCCCTTTTGCGTACCCTTATGGTGAAAAAGATAAAGTAAATTTTTTAAAACATCAGATAGAAAATTTGATGAAAGAAATGAATGTAGGGTGGAATAAAGTAAAAACCATTATAGATAGGATTGACAAAATAAGAGAAAAGTTGATTAAGCTTGATGAATATACGGTTAATGGCTATGTTTCCGGTTTTGAAAATCATTTATGGTTAGTAACTTCTACAGATTTTAACTCTGATTATATCCGTTATGAAAAAGAGCTTGATAAGTTTTTAGATGAAGTTTCAAACAGAAAACCAGTAAATAAAAAAATAAGGCTGGGATTTATAGGGGTGCCAACTATTTTTACAGATATATATCAATTTATTGAGAAAAGAGATTGTCAAATAGTGTTTAATGAGGTTCAGCGGCAGTTTTCTATCCCTTATATCGAAGATGATTATATTGAGAGATTTGTAAAATACACTTACCCTTATGATATAAAATTTCGGCTGGAAGATATAAAAAGAGAAATAAAAAATAGAGAAATTGATGGTATAATTCATTATGTTCAATCTTTCTGTTATAGGCAGATTCAAGATATGATTATTAAAGAAGAGTTGGATGTACCCGTTATTACTATCGAGGGTAATGATCCGGAAGGTATCGATGCAAGGACAAAGATTAGATTAGAGTCTTTTATTGAGATGCTTTTGAGTAAAAAGGGATGA
- a CDS encoding RtcB family protein: MKIKQLDRYIFEIEKDGKIGMKVPGIIYADQSMLEDILNEGSANQVVNAATLPGIKKASIAMPDIHYGYGLPIGGVVATDVKEGVITPGGVGFDINCGVRLIKFDLGKDEIKTDLKDVAKHLYNNIPCGVGEGGNIKLKKKELKNVLKKGSYWAVEEGYGNENDLLNTESSGKLDEANPDIVSNKAYERGYDQLGTLGSGNHFLELGYVEEIFLEDIAKEWGLFKGQLTLLIHSGSRGLGHQICSDFLDVFEKALKKYQIDVPDKQLACAPVLSPEGQEYLAALSCAANFAWANRQILQSLAINTLADILKVKVKNLNPSLLYDVAHNIVKFEKFEIDGEEKLLAVHRKGATRSLPRGSELLPTHYKNTGQPVIIPGDMGRYSYILVGGDKAPVRSFNSACHGAGRVLSRHKAIKMAQNRNIATELKQEGIIVISRGKKTLKEEMPDAYKDVSKVVEIVDYLDIAKKVAKLKPLCVIKG; encoded by the coding sequence ATGAAAATAAAACAGCTGGATAGATATATCTTTGAAATTGAAAAAGATGGAAAGATTGGGATGAAAGTTCCCGGTATCATTTATGCTGATCAAAGTATGCTAGAAGATATCTTAAATGAGGGTTCAGCTAATCAAGTAGTCAATGCTGCCACGTTACCTGGTATTAAAAAAGCTTCTATAGCAATGCCTGATATTCATTATGGTTATGGGTTACCCATTGGCGGTGTTGTAGCTACAGATGTTAAAGAGGGTGTAATTACGCCTGGTGGTGTTGGTTTTGATATCAATTGTGGTGTTAGACTTATCAAGTTTGATTTGGGAAAAGATGAAATTAAAACGGATTTAAAAGATGTTGCAAAACATTTATATAACAATATCCCTTGCGGAGTAGGTGAGGGTGGCAATATAAAACTTAAAAAGAAAGAGTTGAAAAATGTACTGAAAAAAGGTTCTTACTGGGCCGTTGAAGAAGGGTATGGTAATGAGAATGATTTATTAAACACTGAGTCTTCTGGCAAGTTAGACGAAGCAAATCCTGATATTGTTTCTAATAAAGCCTATGAAAGAGGTTATGACCAATTAGGGACACTTGGAAGTGGGAATCATTTTTTAGAGTTAGGTTATGTAGAAGAGATATTTTTAGAAGATATTGCAAAAGAGTGGGGCTTGTTTAAAGGTCAGTTAACCCTTTTAATCCATTCTGGCTCAAGAGGGCTTGGACATCAGATTTGTAGTGACTTTCTTGATGTTTTTGAAAAAGCATTGAAAAAGTATCAAATAGATGTACCTGATAAACAACTTGCTTGCGCTCCTGTTTTGTCTCCTGAGGGGCAGGAGTATCTTGCTGCTTTAAGTTGTGCTGCAAATTTTGCATGGGCTAACAGACAGATTTTACAATCATTAGCTATAAATACGTTAGCTGATATACTTAAAGTAAAGGTTAAAAATTTAAATCCATCACTTTTATATGATGTTGCCCACAATATAGTAAAATTTGAAAAATTTGAAATTGATGGAGAGGAAAAGCTTTTAGCAGTTCATAGAAAAGGGGCTACAAGATCTTTACCGAGAGGCTCTGAATTATTGCCTACACATTATAAAAATACAGGTCAACCTGTAATTATACCTGGAGATATGGGTAGATACTCATATATTTTAGTAGGTGGTGATAAAGCACCAGTTAGAAGTTTTAATTCTGCTTGTCATGGTGCTGGTAGAGTCTTGAGCAGGCATAAAGCTATAAAAATGGCTCAAAATAGAAATATAGCCACAGAGTTGAAGCAGGAAGGCATTATTGTAATTAGTAGAGGTAAAAAAACATTGAAAGAAGAGATGCCTGATGCTTATAAAGATGTTTCAAAAGTAGTAGAAATTGTAGATTATTTAGACATTGCTAAAAAAGTGGCTAAATTAAAACCATTGTGTGTAATCAAGGGGTAA
- a CDS encoding amino acid ABC transporter permease, which yields MTVKKLLQVFAFLFLLSIFIFAVFKGATSSGYNWQWFRVKKLFFEVNEGKLIFGPLIKGLFVTFKISFFSFIITNIFGFVFGIFRTLNSFSARLLGYLYVEIFRNTPLLIQILFFYFVIAPVFNISAFWSAIIAVSMFEGAYACEIIRAGIENVDTGQWEASYSLGLNTFKTFIYIILPQAIKTVIYPLTNIFVSLIKDSALVSVIAIYDLTMEAQKAISETFMTFEIWIIVAFTYLFINIIITFTIKVLHKKSLRGA from the coding sequence ATGACAGTCAAAAAATTATTGCAAGTTTTTGCTTTTTTATTTTTATTATCAATTTTTATTTTTGCTGTTTTCAAAGGTGCCACAAGCTCAGGGTACAACTGGCAGTGGTTTAGAGTAAAAAAACTTTTTTTCGAAGTTAATGAAGGAAAACTTATATTTGGGCCATTAATCAAGGGCTTGTTCGTTACATTTAAAATATCTTTTTTCTCTTTTATAATTACCAATATCTTCGGTTTTGTTTTTGGTATTTTTAGAACATTAAATTCTTTCTCAGCGCGATTATTAGGCTATTTATATGTTGAAATCTTTAGAAACACACCACTTTTAATTCAAATACTTTTCTTTTACTTTGTAATTGCTCCTGTATTTAATATTTCAGCTTTCTGGTCTGCTATAATAGCAGTTAGTATGTTTGAAGGCGCCTACGCCTGTGAAATAATAAGAGCAGGTATAGAGAATGTCGATACAGGTCAGTGGGAAGCATCTTATAGTTTAGGACTAAACACTTTTAAGACTTTCATCTATATTATACTTCCACAAGCAATAAAAACAGTTATTTACCCACTCACAAATATTTTTGTTTCTTTGATAAAGGATTCAGCCTTAGTGAGTGTCATTGCGATATATGATTTAACGATGGAAGCCCAAAAAGCTATTTCTGAAACATTCATGACTTTTGAAATTTGGATAATAGTTGCCTTTACATATCTGTTTATAAATATTATTATAACATTTACAATTAAAGTGTTACATAAAAAATCGTTGAGAGGTGCTTAA